A genomic region of Thiohalospira halophila DSM 15071 contains the following coding sequences:
- a CDS encoding BCCT family transporter, with amino-acid sequence MKNWVYKVNGTRVLDLNPVVFLTSSLIIASFVILSFIKLDTMSAIFEATQQWITNKTGWFFVLAINAILAYVVYLAFSRFSHIRLGGDDAKPEFSYAGWFAMLFSAGMGIGLLFYAVAEPMYHFITPPHGAEPGTVQAAEDAMMTTFLHWGLHPWAVYTLVGLALAFFTFNLKQPLSVRTIFYPLLGDRIYGFWGHLIDIIATVATLFGVATSLGLGVSQVNGGLNFLFGVPEGPAVQMGLIAIITVMATISVVAGLDHGIRRLSEINMVAAGLLLLFVVVLGPTLFILNGFVENVGNYLNDFFRLAFWNETYSAGEWQNAWTIFYWGWWIAWSPFVGMFIARVSKGRTIREFVLGVLLVPTTLTFIWLSIFGDAAMYFEMIADKGMAQAVQDNLTTSLFVFLDMLPFTVLTGSLAAAIAAAAGVVATLIIITFFVTSSDSGSLVIDMITAGGKTEPPVAQRIFWAVTEGVVAASLLVAGGLGALQTAAISTGLPFAVLLLLLTWSLHKGLASYVDRGEMPVPLQRRRKAG; translated from the coding sequence ATGAAGAACTGGGTCTACAAGGTCAACGGGACGCGCGTCCTGGACCTCAACCCTGTCGTGTTCCTCACCTCGTCGCTGATCATCGCCAGCTTCGTGATCCTGAGCTTCATCAAGCTCGACACCATGTCGGCCATCTTCGAGGCCACGCAGCAGTGGATCACCAACAAGACCGGCTGGTTCTTCGTCCTGGCCATCAACGCCATCCTGGCCTACGTGGTCTATCTCGCCTTCTCGCGCTTTTCCCACATCCGCCTGGGCGGGGACGATGCCAAGCCGGAGTTCAGCTACGCCGGCTGGTTCGCCATGCTCTTCTCCGCCGGCATGGGCATCGGGCTGCTCTTCTACGCCGTGGCCGAGCCCATGTACCACTTCATCACGCCGCCCCACGGCGCCGAGCCGGGCACCGTCCAGGCGGCGGAAGATGCCATGATGACCACCTTCCTCCACTGGGGGCTGCACCCCTGGGCGGTCTACACCCTGGTGGGGCTGGCGCTGGCCTTCTTTACCTTCAACCTGAAGCAGCCGCTGTCGGTCCGCACGATCTTCTACCCCCTGCTGGGGGATCGGATCTACGGCTTCTGGGGCCACCTCATCGACATCATCGCCACCGTGGCGACGCTGTTCGGCGTGGCGACCTCCCTGGGCCTGGGCGTCTCCCAGGTCAACGGCGGGCTGAATTTCCTCTTCGGTGTCCCCGAGGGGCCGGCGGTCCAGATGGGGCTTATCGCCATCATTACCGTCATGGCCACGATCTCCGTGGTGGCGGGACTGGACCACGGCATCCGGCGGCTGTCGGAGATCAACATGGTCGCCGCTGGCCTGCTGCTGCTCTTCGTAGTGGTCCTGGGCCCGACCCTGTTCATCCTCAACGGCTTCGTGGAGAACGTCGGTAACTACCTCAACGACTTCTTCCGCCTGGCCTTCTGGAACGAGACCTACTCCGCCGGGGAGTGGCAGAACGCCTGGACCATCTTCTACTGGGGCTGGTGGATCGCCTGGTCTCCCTTCGTGGGCATGTTCATCGCCCGTGTCTCCAAGGGGCGGACCATCCGGGAGTTCGTCCTCGGCGTGCTGCTGGTGCCGACGACCCTGACCTTCATCTGGCTCTCCATCTTCGGGGACGCCGCCATGTACTTCGAGATGATCGCCGACAAGGGTATGGCCCAGGCGGTGCAGGACAACCTGACCACCTCCCTGTTCGTCTTCCTGGACATGCTCCCCTTCACGGTGCTTACCGGCAGTCTGGCCGCGGCCATCGCTGCCGCGGCCGGGGTGGTGGCGACGCTGATCATCATCACCTTCTTCGTCACCTCCTCGGACTCCGGCTCCCTGGTCATCGACATGATTACCGCCGGCGGCAAGACCGAGCCGCCGGTGGCCCAGCGGATCTTCTGGGCGGTGACCGAGGGCGTGGTCGCCGCTTCCCTGCTGGTGGCCGGTGGCCTCGGCGCCCTGCAGACCGCCGCCATCAGTACCGGCCTGCCCTTCGCGGTGCTCCTGCTGCTGCTCACCTGGAGCCTGCACAAGGGGCTGGCCAGCTACGTCGACCGCGGCGAGATGCCGGTCCCGCTGCAGCGTCGTCGCAAGGCGGGCTGA
- a CDS encoding MBL fold metallo-hydrolase, whose protein sequence is MSPRNLVLAGVALTMAACAAPERDTPEQVGPLNIEAAGDGVYALIGPTEPRTEENLALNANYGVVVTDAGAVLIDSGAAPVAAETLHRAVRAVTDEPVKWVINTGSQDHRWLGNGYFAERGAEIIALEQTVATQQDFADRHLPRLERVLGEEAAAAIEPVHADEPASGDRHRVELGGRTLELRYFGDAHFPGDAVVWLPEEEVLFTGDMVYVDRLLGVHPWSDVAAWQEAYHEAMETLAPKTIVPGHGGVSDPAKVRAETGDYLDFLVENVGADARAWDPINEVMDRYREAPAFEHLRHFDDWHPTNMNRTYLQFEG, encoded by the coding sequence ATGTCCCCGAGAAACCTGGTACTGGCCGGAGTGGCCCTGACGATGGCCGCCTGTGCCGCCCCCGAACGCGACACGCCCGAGCAGGTGGGGCCGCTGAACATCGAGGCGGCAGGTGACGGCGTCTACGCCCTCATCGGCCCCACTGAGCCGCGCACCGAGGAGAATCTCGCCCTCAACGCCAACTACGGGGTGGTGGTCACCGACGCGGGTGCCGTCCTCATCGACAGCGGGGCCGCCCCGGTGGCCGCCGAGACCCTGCACCGCGCCGTGCGGGCGGTCACCGACGAGCCGGTGAAGTGGGTCATCAATACCGGTAGCCAGGACCACCGCTGGCTGGGCAACGGCTACTTCGCCGAGCGCGGGGCCGAGATCATCGCCCTGGAGCAGACCGTGGCGACCCAGCAGGACTTCGCCGACCGTCACCTGCCGCGGCTGGAGCGGGTCCTGGGCGAAGAGGCCGCCGCGGCCATCGAGCCGGTCCACGCCGATGAACCCGCCAGCGGCGACCGCCACCGGGTGGAGCTGGGTGGGCGCACCCTGGAGCTGCGCTACTTCGGCGATGCCCACTTCCCCGGCGATGCCGTGGTCTGGCTGCCGGAGGAGGAGGTGCTCTTCACCGGGGACATGGTTTACGTCGACCGCCTCCTGGGCGTCCACCCCTGGAGCGATGTCGCTGCCTGGCAGGAGGCCTATCACGAGGCCATGGAGACCCTGGCACCGAAGACCATCGTCCCCGGCCACGGCGGCGTCAGCGATCCGGCCAAGGTCCGCGCCGAGACCGGCGACTACCTCGACTTCCTGGTGGAGAACGTCGGTGCGGACGCCCGGGCGTGGGACCCCATCAACGAGGTCATGGACCGCTACCGCGAGGCCCCGGCCTTCGAGCACCTGCGCCACTTCGACGACTGGCACCCCACCAACATGAACCGGACCTATCTCCAGTTCGAGGGGTGA
- a CDS encoding ArsI/CadI family heavy metal resistance metalloenzyme, whose translation MSRFHVHVAVADLGEGIAFYNALFGTEPSVQKEDYAKWELTDPAVNFAISARGREPGVDHLGFQAADEAEQTHLAERARTADAAGLAEVGTTCCYAVSDKYWATDPAGVAWETFHSLGEAQLFHDPASSCCTPAAEEPASTGCCG comes from the coding sequence ATGAGCCGTTTCCACGTCCATGTCGCCGTCGCCGATCTCGGCGAGGGGATCGCGTTCTACAACGCCCTCTTCGGTACCGAGCCCTCCGTGCAGAAGGAGGACTACGCCAAGTGGGAGCTCACCGACCCGGCGGTGAACTTCGCCATCTCGGCCCGGGGGCGCGAGCCGGGGGTCGACCATCTCGGCTTCCAGGCGGCGGATGAAGCGGAGCAGACCCACCTGGCCGAGCGGGCCCGGACCGCCGATGCCGCCGGCCTCGCCGAGGTCGGGACCACCTGCTGCTATGCTGTCTCCGACAAGTACTGGGCCACGGATCCGGCAGGGGTGGCGTGGGAGACCTTCCACTCCCTGGGCGAGGCACAGCTCTTTCACGACCCCGCCAGCAGCTGCTGCACACCGGCCGCGGAAGAGCCGGCGAGCACCGGCTGCTGCGGCTGA
- a CDS encoding arsenate reductase ArsC, translating to MNILFLCTGNSCRSQMAEGWGRHLANPGLAFDSAGIEAHGQNPRAIAVMEEAGMDIRDQHSTRLSSALLDWADRVVTVCGHADENCPVLPPGTEREHWPLEDPARATGSEEAIMATFRATRDEVEERVRALVARLTATNDATGG from the coding sequence ATGAACATCCTCTTTCTCTGCACCGGCAACTCCTGTCGCAGCCAGATGGCGGAGGGCTGGGGGCGACACCTGGCGAACCCCGGCCTGGCCTTCGACTCCGCCGGCATCGAGGCCCACGGCCAGAACCCGCGCGCCATCGCCGTCATGGAGGAGGCCGGGATGGACATCCGCGACCAGCACTCCACCCGCCTGAGCAGTGCCCTCCTGGACTGGGCGGACCGGGTGGTCACCGTCTGCGGCCACGCCGACGAGAACTGCCCCGTCCTGCCGCCGGGAACGGAACGGGAGCACTGGCCCCTGGAGGATCCGGCCCGGGCCACCGGCAGCGAGGAGGCGATCATGGCGACCTTCCGCGCCACCCGGGACGAGGTGGAGGAGCGGGTCCGGGCGCTGGTGGCCCGACTGACCGCAACCAACGACGCAACGGGAGGCTGA
- the arsB gene encoding ACR3 family arsenite efflux transporter, with protein MRHDSTTAVPDVAEGMGPFERYLSLWVALAIVAGVALGQLAPAVPEALSRLEYAQVSIPVALLIWAMIFPMMVQIDFASILGVRRQPRGLVITTAVNWLIKPFTMFAIAWLFLIVIFAPLIPADLAREYLAGAILLGAAPCTAMVFVWSYLTRGDPAYTLVQVSLNDLILLVAFAPIVVFLLGISDITVPWDTVALSVVLYIVIPLAAGYVTRVALIRRKGQAWFEHTFLPRLGHITPAGLILTLVLLFAFQGEVILNHPLHIALIAVPLILQTFLIFFIAYGWAYAWRVPHAVAAPGALIGASNFFELAVAAAIALFGLQSGAALATVVGVLVEVPLMLALVKIANRTRGRFPEAQQP; from the coding sequence ATGCGCCACGATTCGACCACCGCGGTGCCCGATGTCGCCGAAGGCATGGGCCCCTTCGAGCGCTACCTCTCCCTCTGGGTGGCCCTGGCCATCGTTGCCGGCGTGGCCCTGGGCCAGCTCGCCCCGGCGGTGCCCGAGGCGCTCTCGCGCCTGGAGTATGCCCAGGTATCGATCCCGGTGGCCCTCCTCATCTGGGCGATGATCTTCCCCATGATGGTCCAGATCGACTTTGCCTCCATCCTGGGGGTGCGGCGACAGCCCCGGGGCCTGGTCATTACCACCGCGGTGAACTGGCTCATCAAGCCCTTCACCATGTTCGCCATCGCCTGGCTCTTCCTTATCGTGATCTTCGCCCCGCTCATCCCCGCCGACCTGGCGCGGGAGTACCTGGCCGGGGCCATCCTGCTGGGGGCGGCGCCGTGCACGGCGATGGTCTTCGTCTGGAGCTATCTCACCCGGGGGGATCCGGCCTATACCCTGGTGCAGGTCTCGCTCAACGACCTCATCCTGCTGGTCGCCTTCGCCCCCATCGTCGTCTTCCTGCTGGGGATCTCGGACATCACCGTCCCCTGGGATACGGTGGCCCTGTCGGTGGTGCTCTACATCGTCATTCCGCTGGCCGCCGGCTATGTCACCCGGGTCGCCCTCATCCGGCGCAAGGGCCAGGCCTGGTTCGAGCACACCTTCCTGCCGCGGCTGGGCCACATCACGCCCGCCGGGCTCATCCTCACCCTGGTGCTGCTCTTCGCCTTCCAGGGCGAGGTGATCCTCAATCACCCGCTGCACATCGCGCTCATCGCGGTGCCGCTCATCCTCCAGACCTTCCTGATCTTCTTCATCGCCTACGGCTGGGCGTACGCCTGGCGGGTGCCCCATGCGGTGGCCGCCCCGGGGGCGCTCATCGGCGCCAGCAACTTCTTCGAGCTGGCGGTGGCCGCCGCCATCGCCCTGTTCGGCCTGCAGTCGGGCGCGGCGCTGGCCACGGTGGTGGGCGTCCTGGTGGAGGTCCCGCTGATGCTCGCGCTGGTGAAGATCGCCAACCGTACCCGAGGCCGCTTCCCGGAGGCACAACAGCCATGA
- a CDS encoding permease, translated as MFKALGDWFAYDLLGLAAEGSLGPAVQFFVMDTTKIFVMLVVVIYIMGLLRAMISPERVRNYVSGKPKWAARTSAVGLGAVTPFCSCSSVPLFIGFVEAGIPLGVTFSFLIASPMINEVAVVLLVGILGWELTAMYVAAGLVVAYVGGWVMERFRPERWVEDYVWKIQMGETAEPEADTSLAGRHRFAVGEVREIVGRIWKWVVAGIALGAAFHGFVPEQWVTTYLAGGQWWTVPGAVLLGVPLYANATGVIPVAEAMLGKGVAVGTVLALMMSIAALSLPEMLILRKVIHWKALALYAAVLAVAFMLVGWLFNLFA; from the coding sequence ATGTTCAAGGCGCTGGGCGACTGGTTCGCCTACGACCTGCTGGGGCTCGCCGCCGAGGGCTCCCTGGGCCCGGCGGTCCAGTTCTTCGTCATGGATACCACCAAGATCTTCGTGATGCTGGTGGTGGTCATCTACATCATGGGCCTGCTCCGGGCGATGATCAGCCCGGAACGGGTGCGCAACTACGTCAGCGGCAAGCCCAAGTGGGCGGCGCGCACCTCCGCGGTGGGTCTGGGGGCGGTGACGCCCTTCTGCTCCTGCTCCTCGGTGCCGCTGTTCATCGGCTTCGTGGAGGCGGGGATCCCGCTGGGGGTGACCTTCTCCTTCCTCATCGCCAGCCCCATGATCAACGAGGTGGCGGTGGTCCTGCTGGTGGGGATCCTCGGCTGGGAGCTCACCGCCATGTACGTGGCCGCCGGCCTGGTGGTCGCCTACGTGGGCGGCTGGGTCATGGAGCGCTTCCGCCCCGAGCGCTGGGTGGAGGACTACGTCTGGAAGATCCAGATGGGCGAGACCGCCGAACCCGAGGCCGATACCAGCCTGGCCGGTCGCCACCGCTTCGCCGTGGGCGAGGTGCGCGAGATCGTCGGCCGGATCTGGAAGTGGGTGGTCGCCGGTATCGCCCTGGGGGCCGCCTTCCACGGCTTCGTCCCCGAGCAGTGGGTGACCACCTACCTCGCCGGCGGCCAGTGGTGGACCGTCCCCGGGGCCGTGCTGCTGGGCGTGCCCCTCTACGCCAACGCCACCGGCGTCATCCCCGTGGCCGAGGCCATGCTGGGCAAGGGCGTGGCCGTGGGTACGGTACTGGCCCTGATGATGTCCATCGCCGCCCTCTCCCTGCCGGAGATGCTCATCCTGCGCAAGGTCATCCACTGGAAGGCCCTGGCCCTCTACGCCGCCGTGCTGGCGGTGGCCTTCATGCTGGTGGGCTGGCTGTTCAATCTCTTCGCCTGA
- a CDS encoding sensor histidine kinase → MIPYPRTLSSMVTVYAGGGMLVLVLLVGLVFFQVVAGLQAETLRDHARMLARQTASVTLDAVMIHDYGTVERLARDLVAEESIPAVRIRDAAGRELAAAGDWPEAAVEVTEPIRLLGRDYGEVELAHAPPALTPVLLTSLLIGLGGMALLSGGLFLLLRRLFRHRLIRPVGELVGHMNPTTPPPPLPEGRVPREVALIRNRLAEMTTEVRSQLTALSRANARTERATARACQEQRLAAVGQLAAGLAHGLNTPLGNIRGYAQMAREGGEAERLEALDVIERQAGLCAGVVENLMTMAHPEGEAREVELGGWLEGLAGMLGPVARRQGGASVEVAGEGTGAITVDTAALEHILFNLVSNAEDAGASRVRVAVDEADEAEVAIAVIDDGPGIPEGLRERLFDPFATTKRAGEGTGLGLYVSRNLADSLGGRLELAATSSSGTRFRLILPRGAPTTACTPEER, encoded by the coding sequence GTGATCCCCTATCCGCGGACCCTCTCCTCCATGGTCACCGTCTACGCCGGCGGGGGCATGCTGGTCCTGGTCCTGTTGGTGGGGTTGGTCTTCTTTCAGGTGGTGGCTGGTCTCCAGGCGGAGACCCTGCGCGACCATGCGCGCATGCTCGCCCGCCAGACTGCCAGCGTGACTCTGGATGCCGTGATGATCCACGATTACGGTACCGTGGAGCGCCTGGCCCGGGACCTGGTCGCCGAGGAGAGTATCCCGGCCGTCCGTATCCGGGACGCCGCGGGGCGGGAGCTGGCCGCTGCCGGCGATTGGCCGGAGGCGGCGGTGGAGGTGACCGAGCCCATCCGCCTCCTGGGCCGGGACTACGGCGAGGTGGAGTTGGCCCACGCCCCGCCGGCGCTGACGCCCGTCCTGCTGACTTCGCTGCTCATCGGCCTGGGCGGCATGGCACTGCTCTCGGGGGGGCTGTTCCTCCTCCTGCGCCGCCTCTTCCGCCATCGGCTCATCCGGCCGGTGGGGGAACTGGTGGGCCACATGAATCCCACCACGCCTCCGCCGCCCCTGCCCGAAGGCCGGGTGCCACGGGAGGTGGCCCTCATCCGCAACCGGCTGGCGGAGATGACCACCGAGGTCCGCAGCCAGCTCACGGCCCTCTCCCGGGCCAATGCCCGGACCGAGCGGGCCACCGCGCGGGCCTGCCAGGAGCAACGGCTGGCGGCCGTGGGGCAGCTCGCCGCCGGCCTGGCCCACGGTCTCAACACCCCCCTGGGCAATATCCGTGGCTATGCCCAGATGGCGCGGGAGGGGGGCGAGGCGGAACGGCTCGAGGCCCTGGATGTCATCGAGCGCCAGGCGGGACTCTGTGCCGGCGTGGTGGAGAACCTCATGACCATGGCTCATCCTGAGGGTGAGGCCCGGGAAGTGGAGCTGGGGGGGTGGCTGGAGGGGCTGGCCGGCATGCTGGGGCCGGTGGCCCGTCGCCAGGGCGGGGCCAGTGTCGAGGTCGCGGGCGAGGGCACCGGTGCGATCACCGTGGATACGGCGGCCCTGGAGCACATCCTCTTCAACCTGGTCTCCAACGCCGAGGATGCCGGGGCGAGCCGGGTGCGCGTGGCCGTCGACGAGGCCGACGAGGCGGAGGTGGCCATCGCCGTGATCGACGACGGTCCGGGGATACCGGAGGGGCTCCGGGAGCGCCTCTTCGATCCCTTCGCCACCACCAAGCGCGCCGGCGAGGGGACCGGCCTGGGCCTCTACGTCAGCCGCAATCTTGCCGATAGCCTGGGCGGCCGCCTGGAGCTGGCGGCCACTTCATCGTCGGGGACCCGGTTTCGCCTGATCCTGCCACGGGGGGCACCGACCACCGCCTGCACCCCGGAGGAGAGATGA
- a CDS encoding PhnD/SsuA/transferrin family substrate-binding protein, with protein sequence MDRRGWFAALCLTLALVGCRGEEAPVAESAGAEPPLTFAVLPYTSPSRIAQRFQPLAAYLEAGLGRRVELHVSRDYAEPLRMLAEGRADLAYLGATGLIRLERRYPDGGGFRPLAAEAGYRAAVVVRRDSPHEALTDLGDETFAFGAYRSLSSHYAPRRLLADAGVHLADLADYEFLHRQGRVARSVIHGDYAAGAVNAALAARFTEEGGELRVLAESGPLPPPAVVAGPALSRGQAERVARLLREPLAGGRIPAYVPHFRAPDADLMEVGRDHLRAVERPCSGEGEP encoded by the coding sequence ATGGACCGGCGCGGATGGTTCGCGGCGCTGTGCCTGACACTGGCGCTGGTCGGTTGTCGGGGGGAGGAGGCGCCGGTTGCCGAGTCCGCGGGGGCGGAGCCGCCGCTGACCTTCGCCGTCCTGCCCTACACCTCGCCGAGCCGCATCGCCCAGCGCTTCCAGCCCCTGGCGGCCTATCTGGAGGCGGGGCTGGGGCGGCGGGTGGAGCTCCACGTCAGCCGCGACTACGCCGAGCCCCTGCGCATGCTGGCCGAGGGGCGAGCGGACCTGGCCTACCTGGGGGCCACCGGCCTCATCCGGCTGGAGCGGCGGTATCCGGATGGTGGCGGATTCCGCCCACTGGCGGCCGAGGCCGGTTACCGGGCGGCCGTCGTGGTCCGGCGGGACAGCCCTCACGAGGCACTCACCGACCTCGGGGATGAGACCTTCGCCTTCGGCGCCTATCGCTCGCTCTCCAGCCACTACGCCCCGCGCCGCCTGCTGGCGGACGCGGGTGTACACCTGGCCGACCTCGCCGATTACGAGTTCCTCCATCGCCAGGGGAGGGTGGCTCGCTCAGTGATCCACGGTGACTACGCCGCTGGCGCCGTAAACGCGGCCCTGGCGGCGCGTTTCACTGAAGAGGGGGGTGAGCTGCGGGTCCTGGCGGAGTCGGGGCCGCTACCCCCGCCGGCGGTGGTGGCCGGTCCGGCCCTGTCCCGGGGGCAGGCCGAGCGTGTGGCCCGCCTCCTGCGGGAGCCTCTGGCCGGCGGCCGGATTCCCGCCTACGTCCCCCACTTCCGGGCGCCGGACGCGGACCTCATGGAAGTGGGGCGTGACCACCTGCGAGCGGTGGAACGGCCCTGTTCGGGGGAGGGTGAACCGTGA
- a CDS encoding thioredoxin family protein, with amino-acid sequence MKNIKVLGTGCANCQRTAELIEKVAGEQGAAIELEKVEDIGDIMSWGVMSTPGVVVDGQVVHSGGVPDHKTVAGWLS; translated from the coding sequence ATGAAGAACATCAAGGTACTGGGTACCGGCTGCGCCAACTGCCAGCGCACCGCGGAACTCATCGAGAAGGTCGCCGGCGAGCAGGGGGCGGCGATCGAGCTGGAGAAGGTCGAGGACATCGGCGACATCATGAGCTGGGGGGTGATGTCCACGCCCGGCGTGGTGGTGGACGGCCAGGTCGTCCACAGCGGCGGCGTGCCCGACCACAAGACGGTGGCCGGCTGGCTCTCCTGA
- a CDS encoding sensor domain-containing diguanylate cyclase, with amino-acid sequence MELDPDHPLHDREMAGLLTVALEQTFLGVVITDAELQAPGPRILWANRRLLEMTGYTMAELRGSSPRILQGPETEPAVIQELRRALAAGESFQGETVNYRKDGIPYTVEWTISPVHTDDSGKPAYYVSFQNETTEKWQERRQRQQLSTALEQTADSVMITEPDGTIRYVNRAFENYTGYGRDEAIGRQPSLMKSGEHDAEFYRELWETIQAGQPFRATFTNRKRNGELFFEETTITPVQDETGRIRAYVSSGKDVTERVEMERQLREMAVTDPLTGLANRLRFEQTLEAELERSLRYDNPLSLVMFDIDHFKAVNDTHGHEAGDDVLRTLADCVNNQLRRSDALARWGGEEFLVLAPQVGAAEAAALAEKLRAAVAAQDFGLSDPVTASFGVAERAPGDTPKRLIRRADDALYAAKETGRNRVEVADGQVR; translated from the coding sequence ATGGAACTCGATCCGGACCACCCGCTCCACGACCGCGAGATGGCGGGGCTTCTGACGGTGGCCCTGGAGCAGACCTTCCTGGGCGTGGTCATCACCGATGCCGAACTCCAGGCGCCCGGCCCCCGGATCCTCTGGGCCAACCGACGCTTACTGGAGATGACCGGTTACACCATGGCCGAACTGCGTGGCTCCTCCCCCCGGATCCTGCAGGGGCCGGAGACCGAGCCCGCGGTGATCCAGGAGCTGCGCCGCGCCCTGGCCGCTGGCGAATCCTTCCAGGGGGAGACCGTAAACTACCGCAAGGATGGCATCCCCTACACGGTGGAATGGACCATCTCCCCGGTCCACACCGACGACAGCGGCAAGCCCGCCTACTATGTCTCCTTCCAGAACGAGACCACGGAAAAGTGGCAGGAGCGACGTCAGCGCCAGCAGCTCTCCACGGCGCTGGAGCAGACCGCCGACTCGGTCATGATCACCGAACCCGACGGCACCATCCGCTACGTCAATCGCGCCTTCGAGAACTACACCGGCTACGGCCGGGACGAGGCCATCGGCCGCCAACCCTCCCTGATGAAATCCGGCGAACACGATGCCGAGTTCTATCGGGAGCTGTGGGAGACCATCCAGGCCGGCCAGCCCTTTCGCGCCACCTTCACCAACCGCAAGCGCAATGGAGAACTCTTCTTCGAAGAGACGACCATCACCCCGGTCCAGGACGAGACCGGCCGGATCCGCGCCTACGTCTCTTCCGGCAAGGACGTCACCGAGCGCGTGGAGATGGAGCGCCAGCTACGGGAGATGGCGGTCACCGACCCGCTTACCGGCCTGGCCAATCGCCTGCGCTTCGAACAGACCCTGGAGGCCGAGCTGGAGCGTAGTCTGCGCTACGACAACCCCCTTTCCCTGGTCATGTTCGACATCGACCACTTCAAGGCGGTGAACGATACCCACGGCCACGAGGCCGGTGATGACGTCCTCCGGACCCTCGCCGACTGCGTCAATAACCAGCTTCGTCGCAGCGACGCCCTGGCCCGCTGGGGCGGGGAGGAGTTCCTGGTCCTCGCCCCCCAGGTGGGCGCCGCCGAGGCCGCCGCCCTGGCGGAGAAGCTGCGCGCCGCCGTGGCCGCCCAGGACTTCGGCCTGAGCGATCCCGTCACCGCCAGCTTCGGCGTGGCGGAGCGGGCCCCGGGTGATACCCCCAAGCGGCTCATCCGTCGGGCCGATGACGCCCTGTATGCCGCCAAGGAGACTGGCCGCAACCGGGTCGAGGTCGCCGACGGACAGGTACGCTAG
- a CDS encoding metalloregulator ArsR/SmtB family transcription factor — MEAEQFFRSLGDGTRLRCLMLLQAEGELCVCELTHALDLPQPRISRHLGHLRSAGVVQDRRDGYWVHYRLHPDLPEWARAVLAATADGLLHREPWAADAARLAAMPNRPANSCCA; from the coding sequence ATGGAGGCGGAGCAGTTCTTCCGGTCGCTGGGGGACGGGACCCGGTTGCGGTGCCTGATGCTGCTCCAGGCGGAGGGGGAACTCTGCGTCTGCGAGCTGACCCACGCCCTGGACCTGCCCCAGCCCCGGATCTCACGGCACCTGGGCCATCTGCGCAGCGCCGGGGTGGTCCAGGACCGGCGCGACGGCTACTGGGTCCACTACCGCCTCCACCCCGATCTGCCCGAGTGGGCCCGGGCCGTGCTGGCGGCTACGGCCGATGGCCTCCTCCACCGCGAGCCCTGGGCGGCCGACGCCGCCCGCCTGGCCGCCATGCCCAATCGACCGGCCAACAGCTGCTGTGCCTGA
- a CDS encoding arsenate reductase ArsC, with the protein MTSPVRVLFLCTGNSARSQMAEALLRRYGGADFEVRSAGTDPQGVHPLTLRMLEECGVATDGLRSEPLEQYTGEAFDYIITVCDRARDNCPTFPGDAERIHWGFEDPAAASGDEAARLAVFRRVYNEIAGRIRTWVETARKGRR; encoded by the coding sequence ATGACCAGCCCCGTCCGTGTCCTCTTCCTGTGTACCGGCAACTCCGCCCGCTCGCAGATGGCCGAGGCCCTGCTGCGCCGGTACGGCGGCGCCGACTTCGAGGTCCGCAGCGCCGGCACCGACCCCCAGGGGGTCCATCCGCTGACCCTGCGCATGCTGGAGGAGTGCGGGGTCGCCACCGACGGGCTCCGCAGCGAGCCACTGGAGCAGTACACGGGGGAGGCGTTCGACTACATCATCACGGTCTGCGACCGGGCGCGGGATAACTGCCCGACCTTTCCGGGGGATGCCGAGCGGATCCATTGGGGCTTCGAGGATCCGGCTGCGGCCAGCGGGGACGAGGCCGCCCGGCTGGCCGTCTTCCGGCGCGTCTACAACGAGATCGCCGGCCGGATCCGTACCTGGGTCGAGACGGCGCGCAAGGGCCGTCGCTAG